In Flammeovirgaceae bacterium 311, one DNA window encodes the following:
- a CDS encoding homoserine kinase (COG0083 Homoserine kinase), which yields MKSVKVFAPATVANVSCGYDVLGFAVDNPGDEVIMHLNDSKQVSLDVIEGDEGRLPRDPLQNTVSAVVINYLKHLGAEQGVSIELYKKMPFGSGLGSSSASAVAGLVAINELMGSQLSREELLPFAMEGERLACGNAHADNVAPALLGGLVLIRSYNPLDVVKLPVPEGLSCALLYPHVEIPTKEARRILKDRIHISDAVTQWGNVAGLVAGFCTGNLELIGRSMVDVIIEPVRSMLIPYFYDMREIATAHGALGFSISGSGPSVFALCKGEDTARKVASALSDKLTSNGIGVNTYVSSINAHGPKINSLTAASH from the coding sequence ATGAAATCTGTTAAAGTATTTGCCCCTGCCACTGTAGCGAACGTAAGCTGCGGTTACGATGTGCTGGGTTTTGCAGTTGATAACCCCGGCGATGAGGTAATCATGCACCTTAACGACAGCAAACAGGTGAGCCTTGATGTTATTGAGGGAGATGAGGGCCGCCTGCCCCGTGATCCGCTGCAAAACACCGTAAGTGCCGTGGTGATCAATTACCTGAAACACCTGGGTGCTGAACAGGGCGTAAGTATTGAGCTTTATAAAAAAATGCCTTTTGGCAGTGGACTTGGCTCCAGTTCTGCCAGTGCCGTAGCAGGGCTGGTAGCCATTAATGAACTGATGGGCAGCCAGCTTAGCAGGGAAGAACTACTGCCGTTTGCCATGGAGGGCGAGCGCCTGGCCTGTGGCAATGCCCATGCCGATAATGTAGCCCCTGCCCTGCTAGGCGGTTTGGTGCTCATACGCAGCTACAACCCCCTGGATGTGGTAAAGCTTCCGGTGCCGGAAGGCCTGAGCTGCGCACTGCTCTACCCGCATGTAGAGATTCCTACAAAGGAAGCCCGCAGAATCCTGAAAGACCGCATTCATATCAGTGATGCAGTTACCCAGTGGGGTAATGTAGCAGGTCTGGTGGCAGGCTTTTGTACCGGCAACCTGGAGCTGATTGGCCGCAGCATGGTAGATGTAATCATTGAGCCGGTCAGGTCTATGCTCATCCCTTATTTTTACGATATGAGAGAAATTGCTACCGCACATGGCGCACTTGGCTTTAGCATTTCAGGATCCGGCCCTTCGGTTTTTGCCTTATGCAAAGGAGAAGATACTGCCAGAAAAGTAGCCAGTGCCCTCTCCGATAAGCTAACCAGCAACGGTATTGGGGTAAACACTTATGTTTCTTCCATCAATGCCCATGGGCCAAAAATAAATTCGCTTACAGCGGCATCTCATTAA
- a CDS encoding glutaryl-CoA dehydrogenase (COG1960 Acyl-CoA dehydrogenases) codes for MSVNSPEANTAPKRISTDAFEAPDFYNIDDLLSDEHKLVRGAIRDFVKREITPYIEEWAQNAHFPYEIVRKFGDVGAFGPTIPQEYGGGGMDYISYGLIMQEIERGDSGMRSTASVQGSLVMYPIYKFGNEEQRKKYLPKLASGEWLGCFGLTEPNHGSNPGGMLTNFKDKGDHYLLNGSKMWISNSPHADVAVVWAKDENGRIHGLVVERGMEGFSAPATHNKWSLRASATGELVFQDVKVPKENLLPNKSGLGAPLMCLDSARYGISWGALGAAMDCYDTARRYSLERIQFDKPIGSFQLQQKKLAEMLTEITKAQLICWRLGTLMDQGKATTAQISLAKRNNVEIALHVAREARQMLGGMGITGEYPIMRHMANLESVVTYEGTHDIHLLILGHEITGISAFK; via the coding sequence ATGTCAGTAAATTCGCCCGAAGCCAATACTGCACCTAAACGGATCTCTACAGATGCATTCGAAGCACCCGATTTTTACAATATCGACGACCTGCTTAGCGATGAGCATAAGCTGGTGCGCGGCGCCATACGTGACTTTGTAAAGCGCGAAATTACACCATATATTGAAGAATGGGCACAAAATGCTCATTTTCCTTATGAGATAGTACGCAAATTTGGCGATGTAGGCGCTTTTGGCCCCACCATTCCGCAAGAGTACGGAGGCGGTGGCATGGATTACATCAGCTACGGCCTGATTATGCAGGAGATTGAGCGGGGCGACAGTGGCATGCGCTCTACGGCCTCAGTACAGGGATCGCTGGTTATGTATCCCATCTATAAATTTGGCAATGAGGAGCAGCGTAAAAAGTACCTGCCAAAGCTGGCCAGCGGCGAATGGCTGGGCTGCTTTGGCCTGACTGAACCCAACCACGGCTCCAATCCAGGCGGTATGCTAACAAATTTCAAAGACAAGGGCGACCACTACCTGCTCAATGGCAGCAAAATGTGGATCTCCAACTCCCCTCATGCCGATGTAGCCGTCGTTTGGGCAAAGGATGAGAACGGCCGCATCCATGGCCTGGTGGTGGAACGGGGTATGGAAGGTTTCAGTGCTCCGGCCACCCACAACAAATGGAGCCTGCGCGCCTCTGCCACCGGTGAGCTGGTGTTCCAGGATGTAAAGGTGCCTAAGGAAAACCTGCTGCCAAACAAAAGCGGACTGGGGGCACCGCTCATGTGCCTGGACAGTGCCCGTTATGGCATTAGCTGGGGAGCACTGGGTGCTGCCATGGACTGCTACGACACCGCCCGCCGCTACTCCCTGGAACGCATACAGTTTGACAAACCCATTGGTTCCTTCCAGCTGCAGCAGAAAAAGCTGGCCGAAATGCTTACTGAAATTACCAAAGCACAGCTGATATGCTGGCGCTTGGGTACCCTGATGGACCAGGGCAAGGCCACAACTGCTCAAATATCGCTGGCCAAGCGTAACAACGTGGAAATAGCGCTGCATGTAGCCCGCGAAGCACGGCAAATGCTGGGTGGCATGGGCATAACCGGTGAATACCCCATTATGCGCCACATGGCCAATCTGGAAAGTGTAGTAACCTACGAGGGTACGCACGACATACACTTACTTATTCTAGGGCATGAGATCACCGGGATTTCAGCTTTTAAGTAA
- a CDS encoding tryptophan 2,3-dioxygenase (vermilion) (COG3483 Tryptophan 2,3-dioxygenase (vermilion)), whose translation MEAENLDANIVEKIKKLEAKYAAMGQDLASYLEGLLQADYLNYWNYINLDTLLTLQQPRTSYPDEMIFICYHQHTELFFKLILWELEQLTGEQPVEAEVFLEKVNRCIRYFDNLEHSFDVMVSGMDREQFLKFRMSLLPASGFQSAQYRLIEIYATDLQNLLPEETRSNLPEKYTDDELIQSIYWQKGATELVSGKKTLTLRQFEQKYTGQFLETIRNKKETNLLQQYQRHYQNAPNRLEIVDALRRFDMLANVFWPLAHYKAAVRYLQTDMTDIEATGGTNWQKYLPPRFQRVMFYPELWNEQEKKEWGKPWVLKQISGQKQ comes from the coding sequence ATGGAAGCTGAAAATCTCGATGCCAATATAGTAGAAAAAATCAAGAAACTGGAAGCCAAGTATGCTGCCATGGGCCAGGATCTTGCTTCTTATCTGGAGGGCCTGCTGCAGGCCGATTACCTTAACTACTGGAATTATATCAATCTGGATACGCTGCTCACCCTGCAGCAGCCACGAACCTCCTATCCGGATGAAATGATCTTTATCTGTTATCATCAGCATACGGAACTTTTCTTTAAGCTGATCTTATGGGAGCTGGAGCAGTTAACAGGAGAGCAGCCGGTAGAGGCAGAGGTGTTCCTGGAAAAAGTAAACCGCTGCATTCGCTACTTCGATAACCTCGAGCACAGCTTTGATGTAATGGTAAGCGGTATGGACCGGGAACAATTCCTAAAATTTCGTATGTCCCTCTTACCAGCAAGTGGCTTTCAGAGCGCGCAGTACCGCCTTATCGAAATTTATGCCACAGATCTGCAGAACCTGCTGCCGGAAGAAACCCGCAGCAACCTGCCGGAAAAATACACCGATGATGAGCTGATCCAGAGTATCTACTGGCAGAAGGGCGCAACCGAGTTGGTAAGTGGTAAAAAAACACTCACCCTGCGGCAGTTTGAGCAGAAATATACTGGTCAGTTTCTGGAGACCATCAGGAATAAAAAAGAAACAAATCTGCTGCAGCAATACCAGCGCCATTACCAGAATGCGCCCAATCGTCTAGAAATAGTAGATGCCCTGCGCCGTTTCGATATGCTGGCCAATGTATTCTGGCCGCTGGCGCATTATAAGGCTGCAGTGCGCTACCTGCAGACAGATATGACTGATATTGAGGCAACAGGAGGTACCAACTGGCAGAAATACCTGCCACCCCGCTTTCAGCGTGTTATGTTCTATCCGGAGCTTTGGAACGAGCAGGAGAAAAAGGAGTGGGGCAAGCCCTGGGTACTCAAACAAATCTCGGGGCAAAAGCAATGA
- the thrA gene encoding bifunctional aspartokinase I/homoserine dehydrogenase I (COG0527 Aspartokinases), giving the protein MKILKFGGTSVGSVEAISKLLNIVQEQQQQGQPLAIVCSAISGVTDTYLRLLTEAASGNDYLRVLREVEQRHYEIVRAFLEVKRQNNALLGLKMLFNELDDLLAGVRALGEVSPRIKDRVAAYGELCSNLMISHFIDQHCGRAVFADARQFIKTDSNYGNARVNDGLTYQLIRNYFKQQPNTIPVITGFIASNDKGETTTLGRGGSDYTAAIIGAAMEAEEIQIWTDVDGFMTSDPRLVKKAFSLHNLSYNEAIELSYFGAKVIYPPTMRPAIARKIPIVIKNTFNPAFEGTLIGPQSSSNGSLIKGISSIPSISLVNIQGSGMVGLTGFSGRLFSSLASFGVNVILITQASSEHSITLAISPQDVPLAYQAIETEFEYELVKGQLNKPEVENELSIIAAVGENMRNAKGLAGKFFSALGRSGVNISAIAQGSSELNISAVIEKQDLRKALNSVHDALFLSPVKTLHLFSCGTGKIGGTLLKQIREHYEHLEGHRHVRINLAGVSNTKKMLINREGINLADWPLELQEQGEPSNLDAFIEQAIALNLPNSVFVDNTASAVVAQIYDKLFRHNISVVTCNKIGNCGSFANYNRYKQLARKYGVDYWYETTAGAGLPIIKTLHDLLISGDEVLRIEAILSGTISFIFNEFKGDRSFADVVREAQEKGFTEPDPRDDLSGLDFARKMLILARETGLPTELQEVQIQPILPKNCQEAPTVEAFYEELEKSEDYFRQMKQTAEAENKALRYIGNLENGVVKVELMMVDASHPFFSLSGSDNIVSFTTNRYRFNPMVIKGPGAGAEVTAAGVLADLVRVAPQ; this is encoded by the coding sequence ATGAAAATCCTGAAGTTTGGCGGTACTTCTGTAGGCTCTGTTGAAGCAATAAGCAAGCTTTTGAACATTGTGCAAGAGCAGCAGCAGCAGGGCCAGCCGTTGGCCATTGTATGCTCTGCCATCAGCGGGGTTACCGATACCTACCTGCGGCTGTTAACAGAGGCCGCTTCGGGGAACGATTACCTGCGGGTATTGCGGGAAGTGGAGCAGCGCCATTACGAGATAGTAAGGGCATTTCTGGAAGTAAAGCGACAAAATAATGCCCTGCTTGGCCTGAAGATGCTCTTTAACGAGCTGGACGACCTGCTTGCCGGTGTACGGGCGCTGGGAGAAGTCTCTCCCCGCATCAAAGACCGGGTGGCTGCCTATGGTGAGCTTTGCTCTAACCTGATGATCAGCCATTTTATTGACCAGCATTGTGGCAGAGCCGTATTTGCCGATGCCCGCCAGTTTATCAAAACAGACAGTAACTATGGCAATGCCAGGGTAAACGACGGCCTCACCTACCAGCTGATCCGCAACTACTTTAAGCAGCAACCTAATACCATTCCGGTTATTACCGGCTTTATTGCCTCTAACGACAAGGGAGAAACCACCACCCTGGGCCGGGGAGGCTCCGATTATACAGCTGCCATCATTGGGGCCGCCATGGAGGCAGAGGAAATCCAGATCTGGACAGATGTGGATGGCTTTATGACCTCCGATCCGCGCCTGGTGAAAAAGGCTTTCTCACTCCACAACTTATCTTACAACGAAGCCATTGAGCTATCCTATTTTGGGGCGAAGGTGATTTACCCGCCTACCATGCGGCCGGCTATTGCCAGAAAAATACCCATTGTTATCAAAAACACCTTTAATCCTGCCTTTGAGGGAACACTCATCGGCCCGCAGTCTTCCTCTAACGGCTCACTGATCAAAGGCATTTCGTCTATACCATCCATTAGCCTTGTAAACATCCAGGGCAGCGGCATGGTAGGCCTCACTGGCTTCAGCGGCCGCCTGTTCAGCTCCCTCGCCAGCTTTGGGGTAAATGTAATTCTCATCACCCAGGCCAGTTCCGAACACAGCATCACCCTGGCCATCAGCCCCCAGGATGTGCCCCTGGCATACCAAGCCATTGAAACCGAGTTTGAGTACGAGCTGGTAAAAGGACAGCTGAATAAGCCCGAGGTGGAAAATGAGCTAAGTATCATTGCCGCCGTTGGTGAAAATATGCGGAATGCCAAAGGCCTGGCCGGCAAGTTCTTCAGTGCCCTGGGTCGGAGTGGGGTCAATATCTCTGCCATTGCCCAGGGTTCTTCCGAGCTCAATATATCGGCAGTAATAGAAAAGCAGGACCTGCGCAAAGCATTAAACTCAGTGCATGATGCGCTGTTTCTCTCTCCCGTTAAAACCCTTCATTTGTTCTCCTGCGGTACCGGCAAAATTGGCGGCACCCTGCTAAAGCAAATCAGGGAGCACTACGAGCACCTGGAGGGGCACCGGCACGTGCGCATTAACCTTGCCGGTGTAAGCAATACAAAAAAGATGCTGATTAACCGCGAGGGCATTAACCTGGCCGACTGGCCGCTGGAGCTTCAGGAACAGGGCGAGCCAAGCAATCTTGATGCTTTCATTGAACAGGCCATTGCCCTAAACCTGCCTAACTCTGTATTTGTAGATAATACTGCCAGTGCAGTAGTGGCACAAATCTACGACAAGCTTTTCAGGCACAATATATCCGTGGTAACCTGCAATAAAATTGGTAATTGCGGCTCTTTTGCCAACTACAACCGCTACAAGCAGCTGGCACGTAAGTATGGTGTTGACTACTGGTATGAAACCACCGCCGGTGCCGGCCTGCCTATCATCAAAACCCTGCACGACCTGCTGATCAGTGGCGATGAAGTATTGCGCATTGAGGCAATTCTTTCCGGTACCATCTCTTTTATCTTCAACGAATTTAAAGGCGATCGCAGCTTTGCTGATGTAGTGCGGGAGGCACAGGAAAAAGGCTTTACCGAGCCCGATCCGCGCGATGACCTAAGTGGCCTGGATTTTGCACGCAAAATGCTGATCCTGGCACGGGAAACCGGTTTACCAACGGAACTGCAGGAGGTGCAGATACAGCCCATCCTGCCCAAAAACTGCCAGGAAGCCCCAACTGTAGAAGCATTTTATGAGGAGCTGGAAAAGTCTGAAGATTACTTCAGACAGATGAAGCAAACTGCCGAAGCGGAGAACAAGGCTCTCCGTTACATCGGGAACCTTGAAAATGGGGTGGTAAAGGTAGAGCTGATGATGGTGGATGCCAGCCATCCGTTCTTCAGCCTCTCGGGCAGCGACAATATTGTTTCCTTTACCACCAACCGTTATCGCTTTAACCCAATGGTGATCAAAGGCCCGGGCGCCGGTGCCGAAGTAACCGCAGCCGGGGTGCTTGCCGACCTGGTAAGAGTAGCACCGCAGTAG
- a CDS encoding hypothetical protein (COG2849 Uncharacterized protein conserved in bacteria), which translates to MQPKPKKIQVYYDSDQKLLKEVFFVQDTLKMFLEGPYTAFYASGSTKEKGQYSNNVATGFWEYFYESGTPKMKGELKDGSNWGHWKYFFESGTPSMEGAIFDGRRQGEWIHYFENGSVKRRGKYLDNRKVGIWNYFYESQDGQYGPLKAQAFYENGVGAYKEFYPNSGLKAEGVYVDGKSEGTWTYYHPNGQPQAKGLYADGLRTGKWEYYHEDGEKAATGKYEDGLRQGHWEFYNPNGTLSSEGVMEEGKKEGYWKLYSQWGEFRGEGNFVKGEGEYKEFYESGRIKTIGTISNDLNQGEWLYYYENGRLEGRADFKDGRGLYTGYYPDGTLNMEGEVLNGQRVGIWKMYKPSGELSGFYKVYYENETPVYKIVDDKPEVTSREQTGLPGYRYRVRYFRNFKPQINEFKALIIAANPLAVSLGSVPLSVEYYIQERLGYDVHFTFIRNPFFERHRMITPGEEYAQGFSFALRQKFYQPEDNLGMFYYGHEVRVSPLSHFSNVLDGTSISPNPVQLDEVKLEYSVLFGNRLTNDAANKGWTMDIFVGLGVGVRFVNPRFPVTDQSYNNYFKDIREKRLTVPVRLGVNFGYALNRLKR; encoded by the coding sequence ATGCAGCCAAAGCCTAAAAAGATACAGGTATACTACGACAGCGACCAGAAGCTGCTGAAAGAAGTTTTTTTTGTACAGGATACCCTGAAGATGTTCCTGGAAGGGCCCTACACAGCCTTTTATGCCAGCGGCAGCACCAAAGAAAAAGGGCAGTATTCCAACAACGTCGCTACAGGATTCTGGGAATATTTTTATGAGAGCGGCACCCCTAAAATGAAGGGGGAACTGAAAGACGGATCTAACTGGGGGCACTGGAAGTACTTTTTCGAGAGTGGTACGCCCAGCATGGAGGGTGCCATATTTGACGGCCGCCGCCAGGGCGAATGGATTCATTATTTTGAAAACGGAAGTGTTAAACGCCGCGGCAAATACCTTGATAATAGAAAGGTAGGCATCTGGAATTACTTTTACGAAAGTCAGGATGGTCAGTATGGGCCTTTGAAAGCACAGGCTTTTTACGAAAACGGTGTTGGCGCCTACAAAGAGTTTTACCCCAATAGTGGCCTTAAGGCAGAAGGGGTATATGTAGATGGTAAAAGTGAAGGTACCTGGACCTACTACCATCCCAACGGACAGCCACAGGCAAAGGGACTTTATGCCGATGGCCTGCGTACAGGCAAATGGGAGTATTATCATGAAGATGGTGAAAAGGCAGCTACCGGAAAGTATGAAGATGGCCTGCGTCAGGGGCACTGGGAGTTTTATAACCCCAACGGTACCCTAAGCTCTGAAGGCGTGATGGAGGAGGGTAAAAAAGAAGGCTACTGGAAACTCTACAGCCAGTGGGGCGAATTCAGGGGAGAAGGTAATTTTGTAAAGGGCGAAGGAGAATACAAAGAATTTTATGAGAGCGGCCGCATCAAAACCATTGGCACCATCAGCAATGATCTTAACCAGGGTGAGTGGTTGTATTATTATGAAAACGGCAGGCTGGAGGGACGTGCAGATTTTAAGGACGGCCGTGGTTTATATACCGGGTATTACCCCGACGGCACCCTTAACATGGAGGGAGAAGTACTGAACGGACAGCGTGTTGGTATCTGGAAAATGTATAAACCCAGTGGTGAGCTATCGGGCTTTTACAAAGTATACTACGAGAACGAAACACCGGTTTATAAAATAGTAGACGACAAGCCGGAAGTTACCAGCAGAGAGCAAACCGGTTTGCCCGGCTACCGCTACAGGGTGCGTTATTTCCGCAACTTTAAGCCGCAGATCAATGAATTTAAGGCGCTCATCATAGCCGCCAACCCGCTTGCTGTTTCACTGGGCAGTGTTCCGCTTTCGGTAGAGTATTATATTCAGGAGCGCCTGGGGTATGATGTACATTTTACCTTTATCCGAAATCCTTTCTTTGAAAGACACCGAATGATTACACCGGGCGAAGAATATGCACAGGGCTTTTCATTTGCCCTTAGGCAGAAGTTTTACCAGCCCGAGGATAATCTTGGCATGTTCTATTACGGCCACGAAGTCCGGGTAAGCCCGCTTAGCCATTTTTCAAATGTACTGGATGGCACCTCCATCAGCCCAAACCCGGTGCAGCTGGATGAAGTAAAGCTGGAGTACAGTGTGCTGTTTGGCAACCGGCTTACTAACGATGCCGCCAACAAAGGCTGGACCATGGATATTTTTGTAGGCCTGGGGGTGGGTGTGCGCTTTGTGAATCCCCGCTTCCCGGTTACAGATCAATCGTACAATAATTATTTTAAAGACATACGTGAAAAACGGCTCACGGTACCTGTACGTCTGGGTGTGAATTTTGGCTATGCGCTAAACCGTCTGAAACGTTGA
- a CDS encoding threonine synthase (COG0498 Threonine synthase) produces the protein MQYYSTNKTAEKVRLPYAVLKGLADDGGLYMPESIPQLPARFFEDIHTKSLPEIGYIVAAALIGDEVPAEVLKQIVEETLNFPIPAVQVEEDIYSLELFHGPTMAFKDVGARFMSRLMAYFNRNESRELKVIVATSGDTGSAVAAGFFKVPGIRVYILFPKGKVSPLQQKQLTTWGGNITAIEIDGTFDDCQKMAKQALGDAALNKNNLLTSANSINIARLIPQSFYYFWAYAQLKKLGRPLVFCVPSGNFGNITGGLLAAAMGLPVHHFIATTNANDVVPEYLRTSVYKTRPSVQTISNAMDVGNPSNYARMCELFDHKHQRFCENITGYAFSDEDTRRAMKMVKKQGYLLDPHGAVAYLGLKEYLAEHQGNAVGVFLETAHPAKFKEVVEETLTEAVEIPEQLQAFLGKKEQIISLPNDYEQLKQLIDG, from the coding sequence ATGCAATACTACAGCACCAATAAAACGGCAGAGAAGGTTCGCTTACCCTATGCCGTACTGAAAGGCCTGGCAGATGATGGCGGCCTTTACATGCCGGAAAGCATTCCGCAGCTCCCTGCCCGGTTTTTTGAAGACATTCATACCAAATCACTTCCGGAAATTGGCTATATCGTAGCTGCTGCCCTGATTGGTGATGAAGTACCCGCCGAAGTGCTGAAGCAGATAGTAGAGGAAACACTTAACTTCCCTATACCGGCCGTTCAGGTAGAAGAAGACATTTACAGCCTGGAGTTGTTCCACGGCCCCACCATGGCTTTTAAAGATGTGGGTGCCCGCTTTATGTCGCGCCTCATGGCGTATTTTAACCGCAACGAAAGCCGGGAGCTGAAGGTAATCGTAGCCACCTCGGGCGATACAGGCAGTGCCGTAGCGGCTGGCTTTTTCAAAGTACCTGGTATCCGTGTGTATATCCTGTTTCCTAAGGGAAAGGTTAGTCCGCTGCAGCAAAAGCAGCTTACCACCTGGGGGGGCAACATCACCGCAATAGAGATAGACGGTACTTTTGACGACTGCCAGAAAATGGCCAAACAAGCACTGGGAGATGCCGCGCTTAATAAAAATAACCTGCTAACTTCTGCCAACAGCATCAATATTGCAAGGCTTATTCCGCAGTCATTTTACTATTTCTGGGCTTACGCACAGTTGAAGAAATTGGGCCGGCCACTGGTATTTTGTGTCCCCAGCGGCAATTTCGGTAATATTACAGGAGGCTTGCTGGCTGCTGCCATGGGCCTGCCTGTGCATCATTTCATCGCTACTACCAATGCAAACGATGTGGTGCCGGAATATTTACGTACTTCCGTTTACAAAACCCGCCCTTCTGTACAAACCATCTCTAATGCCATGGATGTGGGCAACCCCAGCAATTATGCCCGTATGTGCGAATTGTTCGACCACAAGCACCAGCGCTTTTGCGAAAATATTACCGGCTATGCCTTTAGCGACGAAGACACTCGCAGGGCCATGAAAATGGTGAAGAAGCAGGGATACCTGCTGGACCCACACGGTGCTGTCGCCTATCTGGGCCTGAAGGAATATCTGGCTGAACATCAAGGAAATGCTGTAGGCGTATTTCTGGAGACTGCTCATCCTGCTAAGTTCAAAGAGGTAGTAGAAGAAACCCTGACGGAAGCAGTAGAAATACCAGAGCAGCTCCAGGCCTTTTTGGGTAAAAAGGAACAGATAATTTCATTGCCTAATGATTATGAACAGCTGAAGCAGCTGATCGATGGCTAA
- a CDS encoding cAMP-binding protein (COG0664 cAMP-binding proteins - catabolite gene activator and regulatory subunit of cAMP-dependent protein kinases), translating into MDYGMKDFLNQIHPLHEHVVEEYLSCWKPVAYKRRSVLTQEGQTERFMYFVEEGIQRSYYLREDKEHVIAFTYPPSFSGIPESFFSQTPSKYFLECITDSRLLKISYEDHQQMMLKHREIETLFRRGTEMLLIGTMERHFELMAFDMEERFRSFAKRSPHLLNMVPHKYLASYLRIDPTNFSKLMGKISI; encoded by the coding sequence ATGGACTACGGCATGAAAGATTTCCTGAACCAAATACACCCGCTGCATGAGCATGTGGTGGAAGAGTACCTTTCCTGCTGGAAACCTGTGGCCTACAAACGCAGATCCGTACTTACACAGGAAGGACAAACCGAACGATTTATGTATTTTGTGGAGGAGGGTATTCAGCGCTCCTATTACCTGCGGGAAGACAAGGAGCATGTGATCGCATTTACTTATCCCCCCTCCTTTTCCGGCATTCCGGAATCTTTCTTTTCTCAAACCCCCTCTAAATATTTCCTGGAGTGTATTACCGACAGCCGCCTGCTGAAAATCTCTTATGAAGACCATCAGCAGATGATGCTGAAACACCGGGAAATTGAGACTCTTTTTAGAAGAGGTACAGAAATGCTGCTGATTGGTACCATGGAAAGACATTTCGAGCTGATGGCCTTTGATATGGAAGAAAGATTCAGATCCTTTGCCAAACGCAGTCCTCACCTGCTTAACATGGTACCCCACAAGTACCTGGCCTCTTACCTGCGTATAGATCCCACAAATTTCAGTAAGCTGATGGGAAAAATCAGTATTTAA
- a CDS encoding alpha/beta hydrolase (COG0596 Predicted hydrolases or acyltransferases (alpha/beta hydrolase superfamily)), translating to MTNTTTAPAWLDRSLFPFKSNFLQLKAGRMHYIDEGSGPVIIFIHGTPTWSFLYRELIKTFSKNYRCIAPDHIGFGLSDKPYDFAGTPQSHSRNLAEFIGQLGLQKFTLVVHDFGGPIGLSYAVQDPERIEGIILFNTWLWETASNKEIQKADRLLNSSLGKLLYLWLNFSPKMLLKKGFADKSKLSKEMHQHYILPFPDKDSRRSLLNIGKSLMGASGWYQQQWDVLNSISHKPWLILWGTKDRFINLDYLAKWKQRLPHAKVVELACGHFVQEEKAKESILEIQNFIHQQTDQ from the coding sequence ATGACCAACACAACAACAGCCCCGGCCTGGCTTGATCGCTCCCTCTTCCCCTTCAAAAGCAATTTCCTGCAGCTGAAGGCAGGAAGAATGCACTATATCGACGAAGGCAGTGGGCCGGTCATTATATTTATCCATGGCACTCCCACCTGGTCTTTTCTGTACCGTGAGCTCATCAAAACATTTTCAAAAAATTACCGCTGCATTGCTCCTGATCATATTGGCTTTGGCCTGTCTGATAAACCATACGATTTCGCGGGCACTCCCCAAAGCCACTCCCGGAACCTGGCAGAATTTATAGGGCAGCTGGGCCTGCAAAAATTTACGCTGGTAGTGCATGATTTTGGTGGTCCAATCGGTCTGTCGTACGCTGTACAAGACCCTGAAAGAATTGAAGGTATCATATTGTTCAATACCTGGCTTTGGGAAACGGCCTCGAACAAAGAAATTCAAAAAGCAGACAGACTACTCAACAGCAGCCTCGGAAAGCTATTGTACCTCTGGCTGAATTTCTCACCTAAAATGTTGCTGAAAAAAGGCTTTGCTGATAAAAGCAAACTCTCTAAAGAAATGCACCAGCACTATATTCTCCCCTTTCCAGACAAAGATTCCAGACGATCGCTCCTGAACATTGGAAAATCGTTGATGGGCGCCTCCGGCTGGTACCAGCAACAGTGGGATGTATTGAACTCCATCAGCCATAAACCCTGGCTGATTCTATGGGGCACCAAAGACAGATTTATTAACCTGGATTATCTGGCAAAATGGAAGCAGCGCTTACCCCACGCAAAGGTAGTGGAGCTGGCCTGTGGGCATTTTGTACAGGAAGAAAAAGCTAAAGAGTCTATCCTGGAAATACAAAATTTTATACACCAGCAAACAGATCAGTAA